Part of the Augochlora pura isolate Apur16 chromosome 10, APUR_v2.2.1, whole genome shotgun sequence genome, GCCGTAGCTCTCTGTGCTGGGTCACGGACAAGCATTCTTTCGAGAAAGCCTTGAAGCCGTGGACTAACCTGTAAACAATAATCGAATTAACCAATCATCCTCTTAGATCACCCATGATTAAAGGATCCCCTACTAGGCACTGCTCTGGCCCTGTCAAAATGAAGAGCAACAAAGCCACGCCTACTAATgacataaaaaattgaatttctttctccAACATCATTCACCTTGAGACTTACTTTAtgagaattttttagtttcgGTGGAGGCATATCTCTGATACGTCGCATGGCTTGCAAAGGAGGTTCGTTGAAAAACGGAGGTTCACCGTCGACCATCTCGATGATCATTATACCTAATGACCAAATGTCTACCTCGGGGCCGTATGGTAACCTAAACCATAGGATATTCACatgtaatttctaattaagtagaaaaaataaataaaatatattccagaACTGTACTGCACCTAGATATAACTTCAGGGCTCATCCAGTATGGTGTGCCCACGAGGGACTTTCGCCTGGGTAATTCTTGTGATACTTGGGCGCAAAATCCGAAATCAGATAACTTTACCCTACCATCAGCCGTAAGTAATATAGAGTCGGATTTTATATCCCTATGAATGACGCCTTGAGAGTGTAGATATGCAAGTGGTTTAAGGCACTGGGAGCATACGGTAGCTATCTGACTTTCATCCATGCGAGAATGCGTAACAATATCTGTGAGAGCACCTCCCTCAAGGTACTCCATGACGACCCATAATTCGTCGTCCACCAGGAAACTATCATACATTTCGACAATATTCGGATGATGATAATCTCTCATAATAACCACCTCATTGAAAAGTAACTCTCGCCTCTGCTGCTTTCTTAAGTCCATCTTCTTTACCGCAACTTGTCGGTTTGTATTCTTTTCTGTTGCTATACATACTGTTCCAGTACTACCTTCGCCgattttaaggaaattttCCAGATTCTCTCTGGGATCACCTCGACTTacctaaaagaaaattttgtgtCTATAATTTGAGTTCATTACCAATCTTATACTTTTAGATTTTTGTTGCTTACCACCATCTGCAAAGCTGCCCGAAATTGTTCATGCGTGAGCCTCTGTTCTGCTGCTGTTTGTTTGGTAGAGGCACTTGAACTTGAACCAACCGCTAAATTACCCGAAGATAAGGCGCTCTTCATGTTTTGATTTTGATCCGGAGTCGAACTACTTCCGGAGGACGGCAAGTTTGACTTGGACAAATTATGCATCGATTGAGACACCTCGATGGGCTTCTTCATTTGGGATTGTAGGATCGACGAGTTGTCTTGCATACTATATGcttgagaatatttattgatgtTATGTGAACTTAATTGGCTTAGTGGCCGCTGAGAAGCTATAGATCCTACTGGTGAAATCTTAGGTTGTATCTTATGTAAAATAACGTTTGGAGCTGCCTGCTGATCTCTTGTAGATGACTCTGTATTCGTCACCTGGtcaacaaaattaaacttgtaattattgtaatttcatgCTACAAGTATAGAACAAAGCGAAATATTGCTTACTGGAATGTTTCCATTGTATTGGCCAGACATTGTTATTTGAGAATTAAGTCTATGAAAATCAGGTTCTGCCAGTTGAGGAGTACTAGGATTCGACACAGGGCTCTGTGGATTCATAATTGGACTTAAATTTTGGAAGTTCAAAGATAAATTCGGAGCATTCAATCCAGTTTGAGTTAAATTTGGAGATGATTGCATATTCGGATTAAGATTCTGGAGATTAGGAATCATATTTTGTACATTGGGATTCAGTCCAGCTGTGACACTAGGTGAATTTTGACGTAGTTTATCAACATAATTATGTTGCTTTCCAAAATTAGTGTATCCTTGTATTTGATTAGTATTAGGTGGTACTTCCTGACCTTCTGGTACAGAAGGTGGTAGATTACTATTATGCCTATggaaatatgaagaaaaatgtaataaaagttGTGAATATTTACAGTTATATGCCAAATAAAATTACCTGTAATCTCTCCTGAGTCTTGGTGGGCTAGAAGAACGAAGGGAATTGGATCTAGCGACTGTACTAGTTTTAGGCAGTCCATTTTCTGTGGTCTTATCGCTGAATGATATTCTTGCTTTAAGATCATTGTGACCACGAACAATGGTCTTTAAGTCAAGTATTTCTGTAGGTGTTATTTCGCTGGGGTCCACCAAAGGCAATGGACGGTTGGTGGACTTCAATATTTGATTGTTTCCCACAATAGAAGCCCATTGCAGCGGTAGTCCAATGAACTTTCCCTCCCGCTTGTCAAATCCAGTATGTACACGATGCTCAAAGTTTGTGGGAGTGGATATCTGtggtttcttcttctttttggCGAACATCGCCACTTCTgttgtaaataacattaatgaaaaaataataatgtaccAAGTAGCatgctattttaattgttcataCGCCACTTCTCTAAAAATGTGCGAGCAATACGTTAATTGTtccttttaaacaaaaagaagtTCGATCATATATGTCATTTTCCGCAACTGTTTAAAATTCGAAGCCTACTTGAAAATATCGAACGCGAATTGCATGAACATTGGGTACGATTAGTTCGTTTCGGGGAGGAAGCTAGGCTACTCATTgttgttgaaaatttcgagaaattaataCAGACGGAGGGAAGCAAAATGACAGGAACGCCTACCAGTACGTGATGCGACCGCCTTAAAAGTGGATTCTTTCGGCCGTTGGTTATGTCTTCCAGGGCTCAATCTGTTCCTGTAATCTCACACCAATTCGAGGATACGGTAGACCGAAGATAGTGGCGAAACATATGAAAATCTCGTTggtaaaataagtaaatacgACATTTAGCCTTTCGATAGTTTCGACAGGCCGTTTACACACCGGCGCTCCGCGCGGAGAGCTTACGAATCTTTCCTGGCATTTGGCTCATGACAATTTACTTAAATGTGCGTGAGCTAGCACCTGCAATGAGATTACTACAATGAACACAACGCACGGAAAACTGTGTCGAGAGAAAGCGAATTATCGATCGTGTTTCGAGGAGGGAAAGATTTACCAATTTACGATCACTGTAGCGTGTAAAATTCTACTCGAACGATTACCATTGCTTTTactattgatattataaatccGAAAGACGAACTTTTTACATGAAACGAATTGTTCTTGCAGACGACATCACAGCGGACGATTCTTCAAGCTTCGAAATGTTATGAATGAAACCAAAATAGCGTCCAAATTTTTGTTCCATatgattgaattttttattcagttatCGAATGTTCTTCGTAGGTAACACTGGAagagacaattttttatttttggacattattattaaattgttgacGACGAGTAAGATATCaatcaatataaattcatCTAACTGGATAAACGGCAATTGTTTGTTTAAGCAgacattgttttaaaaaacaagTTAATTAGCGCTATTGGtgtattttgatttaaattaagtttaacaaatttttagaaactGTTATAAGTTAATGGCACTTGTTATGTACTTGCAAAAAATGGCTTGCGAGGAGGAATTGCAAAACAATTACACGATAGCATTTCTACGATTACCTTGTTCGAAATGGGGAAAAGTATGGTTGTGCACGATCAGCTCGACCAATCGTTCTacgaagatattaaatatgcaGACTCCGCGGTAGGTAAACGTTTTCTCCTTCAGTTCGAAAGTTTAATCGGATAAATGGTtagcagaatttattttttattcgtggCTACTCGATGCCACAGGAATCATGCAACTCAacgataatgtaaaaaatttcaacCGTGCATGATGTTGCAAGATCAAATATTCAACAGTTTTCTACCCATTTTGATTGCACCCCGTGTTCAAACTTCTCACAGTATTGTTAACAACTTGTACTTAACAGTTTCATCGGAACTTATAGCTAAAAGGGAACGCTAGCAGAACTTATTTCAGTTTTCAAAAATGGTTACTTCTAAATTGTCGAAAGAGATCTACGAAGCAGGTGCAGTTCGCATCGTTCagtctttataatattttccggTCGAACAGAATTCAATTGTCTATTGTTTTTACCATCAGATTACGACTGGGCTGTCGGTATTAATCGTAATTGCCTAAGGCTGATTTGCCTTTGGCCTCGAGAGACTTGCGGTAGAAGAAAATTGCTAGACGATCTCTGCGTAATGACGATCGTGCTGATATTTAGCATTTTTGTGGCAATTCCTAGTGTGCTTTTGTTATTGAAACAAAACAACATAAAGACTATCATAGACGATGGTTCGTACTGTATAGCGGCTCTCTCCTTGATAccaaaaattcttattattcatGCAAAGAGGAGCGGTAAGTTCGTTGATTGAGTGGACActgcaaacaattaaaacgtttcaaatttgaattacca contains:
- the Mbt gene encoding serine/threonine-protein kinase PAK mbt — protein: MFAKKKKKPQISTPTNFEHRVHTGFDKREGKFIGLPLQWASIVGNNQILKSTNRPLPLVDPSEITPTEILDLKTIVRGHNDLKARISFSDKTTENGLPKTSTVARSNSLRSSSPPRLRRDYRHNSNLPPSVPEGQEVPPNTNQIQGYTNFGKQHNYVDKLRQNSPSVTAGLNPNVQNMIPNLQNLNPNMQSSPNLTQTGLNAPNLSLNFQNLSPIMNPQSPVSNPSTPQLAEPDFHRLNSQITMSGQYNGNIPVTNTESSTRDQQAAPNVILHKIQPKISPVGSIASQRPLSQLSSHNINKYSQAYSMQDNSSILQSQMKKPIEVSQSMHNLSKSNLPSSGSSSTPDQNQNMKSALSSGNLAVGSSSSASTKQTAAEQRLTHEQFRAALQMVVSRGDPRENLENFLKIGEGSTGTVCIATEKNTNRQVAVKKMDLRKQQRRELLFNEVVIMRDYHHPNIVEMYDSFLVDDELWVVMEYLEGGALTDIVTHSRMDESQIATVCSQCLKPLAYLHSQGVIHRDIKSDSILLTADGRVKLSDFGFCAQVSQELPRRKSLVGTPYWMSPEVISRLPYGPEVDIWSLGIMIIEMVDGEPPFFNEPPLQAMRRIRDMPPPKLKNSHKVSPRLQGFLERMLVRDPAQRATATELLQHPFLRQAQSPSILIPLMRGSRHTNC